One region of Psychrobacter sp. DAB_AL43B genomic DNA includes:
- a CDS encoding acyl-CoA desaturase — protein sequence MREFEFTKAPINWIPATILVATPIAAAIITPWYLFTHQVSAPVWGVFGAFMVWTGISITAGYHRLLSHRAYKAHPIVKNFLLLGSTLAVQGSAFDWVSGHRSHHRHVDDRLDDPYSAKRGFFFSHMGWMLRNYPSGKFDYKNIPDLTKDRTLQIQHKYYGLWVVALNVGMVAAIGWLLGDVWGTLIVAGLLRLVLTHHFTFFINSLCHMFGTRPYTDTNSARDNFFLAIFTWGEGYHNYHHFFQYDYRNGVKWWQYDPTKWLIAGLSKLGLTSELRTVDDTTIKHAEVQMQFKAAQQQIDTATSSGIDIPHAMKSFQERIKFEYDAFTQTVEEWQALKAKTIELKKTEFADRLHEVEDELKQDYAKIEQKILAHNSNLKTAFRAIGQDAKAA from the coding sequence ATGCGCGAGTTTGAATTCACAAAAGCACCAATCAACTGGATTCCAGCGACTATTCTGGTAGCCACGCCTATTGCTGCTGCTATCATTACCCCATGGTATCTGTTTACCCATCAAGTCAGCGCACCGGTTTGGGGCGTGTTTGGTGCCTTTATGGTGTGGACGGGTATCAGTATCACAGCCGGTTATCACCGTTTATTGTCGCATCGTGCTTATAAGGCGCATCCGATCGTCAAAAACTTTTTATTGCTTGGTTCTACCTTAGCGGTTCAAGGTTCAGCATTTGACTGGGTTTCTGGCCATCGTAGCCATCATCGTCATGTTGATGATCGCTTAGACGATCCGTATTCAGCGAAGCGTGGCTTTTTCTTTAGTCATATGGGCTGGATGCTACGCAACTACCCTAGCGGTAAGTTTGACTATAAAAATATTCCTGATTTGACCAAAGATAGAACCTTGCAGATTCAGCATAAATATTATGGTCTATGGGTCGTGGCGCTGAACGTCGGTATGGTTGCCGCCATTGGCTGGTTACTAGGTGATGTTTGGGGTACCTTAATCGTTGCTGGTTTGCTACGCTTAGTTTTGACCCATCACTTTACCTTCTTTATCAACTCGTTATGCCACATGTTTGGGACGCGTCCTTATACGGATACCAACAGTGCCCGTGATAACTTCTTCTTAGCTATCTTTACGTGGGGCGAGGGTTATCACAACTATCATCACTTCTTCCAATACGATTATCGTAATGGCGTAAAATGGTGGCAATATGACCCAACCAAATGGTTAATTGCTGGCTTATCGAAACTTGGCTTGACCAGCGAGCTACGTACCGTTGATGACACAACCATCAAGCATGCTGAAGTGCAAATGCAATTCAAAGCGGCACAGCAGCAGATTGATACGGCAACATCAAGTGGTATTGATATTCCTCATGCGATGAAAAGCTTCCAAGAGCGTATTAAGTTTGAATATGATGCCTTTACGCAGACAGTCGAAGAATGGCAAGCATTAAAAGCAAAAACCATTGAGCTGAAAAAGACTGAGTTTGCTGATCGCTTGCATGAAGTTGAAGATGAGTTGAAGCAAGATTATGCCAAGATTGAACAAAAAATACTGGCGCATAACAGCAACTTGAAAACAGCCTTTCGCGCAATCGGTCAAGACGCCAAAGCTGCTTAA
- a CDS encoding glycerophosphodiester phosphodiesterase, with translation MINLKNTLLLGHRGARGEALENTLSGFEYAQRLQTARLAGVEFDVQLSKDGELLVFHDDDLERMCAQQSRIDQLSLIEIQRHLQFGHQIITLPSIAPALHGFTYIELEVKTHNRTDYDKLIKALMRDLVDSPLASLPIVLTSFDVELHARLQRNKLLTHVPRGLLIRTPDLLVTAPNTALQLGCVQLGIYYPLLNQEVIQHCHRYDLPVSAWTVNDSDTIRQLIDWQVDVIITDYPSTLLLR, from the coding sequence ATGATAAACCTTAAAAACACACTATTACTCGGTCATCGTGGCGCTCGCGGTGAAGCATTAGAAAACACTTTATCAGGATTTGAGTATGCTCAACGTTTACAAACAGCTCGTTTAGCCGGTGTTGAGTTCGATGTACAGCTCAGCAAGGATGGAGAGTTATTGGTCTTTCATGATGACGACCTAGAACGCATGTGCGCGCAGCAATCACGCATCGACCAGTTAAGTCTTATTGAGATTCAACGCCATTTACAGTTCGGTCATCAGATTATTACTTTGCCTAGCATAGCGCCTGCACTACATGGCTTTACTTATATTGAGCTTGAGGTTAAAACGCATAATAGAACTGATTATGACAAATTAATAAAGGCTTTGATGCGTGACCTAGTCGATAGCCCACTTGCCAGCCTACCTATTGTACTGACCAGTTTTGATGTAGAGCTGCATGCACGACTGCAACGCAACAAATTATTAACGCACGTCCCACGTGGATTGCTTATTCGTACGCCTGACTTATTGGTAACTGCGCCGAATACTGCCTTGCAACTTGGCTGTGTGCAACTTGGTATTTACTACCCGCTGCTCAACCAAGAAGTCATTCAGCATTGTCATCGATATGACTTGCCTGTGAGTGCGTGGACGGTCAATGATAGTGATACGATTAGACAGCTTATAGATTGGCAGGTCGACGTCATTATTACCGATTATCCATCCACTCTTCTGCTACGTTAA
- a CDS encoding cob(I)yrinic acid a,c-diamide adenosyltransferase — MGNRLSKIYTRTGDDGSTGMADGSRVSKADSLFSVMGDIDELNSHIGLVRAQLTQTVTDAIQKEDFSQALIIIQHLLFNIGGELSMPEYEGVNATHIDWLEQQIDAMNSTLPPLKDFILPTGSLLVSQLHVARTVCRRAERQAVLLQQERPQAIRHTAVSFINRLSDWLFVAARFCTDPEQVSEVLWDSQVLQKFTDN, encoded by the coding sequence ATGGGCAATCGTTTAAGCAAAATTTATACTCGTACTGGAGATGATGGCAGTACCGGCATGGCAGATGGCAGCCGCGTGAGTAAAGCTGATAGTCTGTTCAGCGTGATGGGCGATATTGATGAGCTTAATTCACATATTGGCTTAGTACGCGCGCAGCTCACGCAAACGGTGACGGACGCTATTCAAAAAGAAGATTTCTCTCAAGCATTGATTATTATTCAACACTTATTATTCAATATCGGCGGTGAGCTGTCGATGCCAGAATATGAAGGTGTCAATGCGACTCATATCGATTGGTTAGAGCAACAGATTGACGCAATGAATAGCACGTTGCCACCGCTGAAAGATTTTATCTTACCGACAGGGTCGTTATTGGTTAGCCAATTACACGTGGCACGTACCGTCTGTCGCCGTGCTGAGCGCCAAGCAGTATTGTTACAACAAGAGCGCCCGCAAGCCATTCGCCATACTGCTGTCAGCTTTATCAATCGCTTGTCCGACTGGCTGTTTGTCGCCGCACGCTTTTGCACGGATCCTGAGCAGGTCTCTGAAGTCCTATGGGACAGTCAAGTATTACAAAAATTCACTGATAACTGA
- the cysS gene encoding cysteine--tRNA ligase, translating to MTTPLADAMSQLSIYDSLTGRKQSFKPLVEGKVGMYVCGMTVYDYCHIGHARVMVGFDMAVRWLAQLGYEVNYVRNITDIDDKIITRAAENREEIGALTQRFITAMHEDAAALGCLSPDAEPRATDHIDEMQQMIETLVTGDYAYAGDNGDVYYAVDSFADYGKLSKRNLDEMQAGSRVDVENDKRNPFDFVLWKAAKPDEPQWASPWGQGRPGWHIECSAMSTKCLGNTFDIHGGGHDLQFPHHENEIAQSEAATGCEYARNWMHVGFINVDGEKMSKSLGNFFTIRDVMAQYLPETVRFFLLSSHYRSQVNFSDSALDEAHNSLSRLYQALKVAEQQKGEEIIINDKLLNTAYASAAGQDFIKAMNDDFNSSTAISVLFGLARDINKAGKVEDVESAWQLAQHLKALAQTLNILQQPVQQFLQAVIGEAAENGLTDEAIDGLIVERADAKTNKNFARADEIRVQLKDAGIELEDSRAGTTWRRA from the coding sequence ATGACAACCCCACTTGCCGACGCCATGTCACAGCTCTCGATATACGATTCATTAACTGGGCGTAAGCAGTCATTTAAACCGCTGGTTGAGGGTAAAGTTGGCATGTATGTATGCGGGATGACGGTTTATGATTATTGTCATATCGGTCATGCGCGGGTGATGGTTGGCTTTGATATGGCGGTGCGCTGGCTTGCACAATTGGGTTATGAGGTGAATTACGTACGCAATATCACCGATATTGATGACAAAATCATCACTCGTGCTGCCGAAAATAGGGAAGAAATCGGCGCGTTGACACAGCGTTTTATTACCGCCATGCACGAAGATGCAGCGGCGCTCGGCTGCTTGTCACCTGATGCAGAGCCGCGTGCGACTGACCATATCGATGAGATGCAGCAAATGATTGAGACGTTGGTTACGGGTGATTACGCCTATGCTGGCGATAATGGCGACGTCTATTATGCGGTTGATAGCTTTGCTGATTATGGCAAATTATCTAAGCGTAATCTTGATGAGATGCAGGCAGGTTCGCGGGTTGATGTCGAAAACGACAAGCGCAATCCATTTGATTTTGTGTTATGGAAAGCGGCGAAGCCTGATGAGCCGCAATGGGCATCACCTTGGGGTCAAGGACGTCCAGGCTGGCATATTGAATGCTCAGCGATGTCGACCAAATGCCTTGGCAATACTTTTGATATTCACGGCGGTGGACATGACTTACAATTTCCGCATCATGAAAATGAAATTGCCCAATCTGAAGCGGCTACTGGTTGTGAATACGCACGTAACTGGATGCACGTCGGTTTTATCAATGTCGATGGGGAAAAAATGTCTAAGTCGCTAGGTAACTTCTTTACCATTCGCGATGTGATGGCACAATATCTGCCAGAAACGGTGCGCTTTTTCTTATTATCGAGTCATTATCGTAGCCAAGTAAACTTCTCTGATAGCGCGTTAGACGAAGCGCATAATAGCCTAAGCAGACTGTATCAAGCACTTAAAGTTGCTGAACAACAAAAAGGTGAAGAAATCATCATTAATGATAAATTGCTGAATACCGCGTATGCAAGCGCTGCCGGACAAGACTTTATCAAAGCCATGAATGATGATTTTAATAGCTCAACGGCTATCAGTGTGCTGTTTGGATTGGCACGTGATATTAATAAAGCGGGTAAAGTAGAAGATGTAGAGAGTGCGTGGCAGTTAGCGCAGCACTTAAAGGCATTGGCACAAACGCTGAATATTTTACAGCAACCTGTCCAGCAGTTTTTGCAAGCCGTTATTGGTGAAGCAGCAGAAAATGGTTTAACAGATGAAGCTATCGATGGCTTAATTGTTGAGCGTGCTGATGCCAAAACCAATAAAAACTTTGCTCGTGCTGACGAGATACGTGTACAGTTAAAAGACGCGGGTATCGAGCTTGAAGACAGTCGCGCTGGCACGACTTGGCGACGTGCTTAA
- a CDS encoding mechanosensitive ion channel family protein, translating to MKNNHQSLASNLDSNNVQALQCGMGDKGINSGDAKSEVFTTFTVGDKKIIKHSNVWQFTLSIFVMILSVVYVPVYAATSDDLTVNNQKDVKAQNYDAAEKSTVPENIVDYAAQKIEDIKAEGVSVSAIAEEMTSPIEKNTVQQAGVLQGDSGLTGDYNEGYYSLNKLNAGLPPLSEPPNLSTPLATLEFFQSAVMKQQYDLAAYALNMNLIDSELQRSRAIDLAKQLDFLLVEKKLYVFDKLPDRPDGLIEPPLGSTSSIQGIPRRSIQLGYIDYRERRVPLHLERIRIGDGAPFWVFSAQTVSNIDKLYEQYHPAKFERYLPSWTKLKFFSIAIWEFLALFIFFSFTMGIGWLLSTAAGKLLNWYVMDKEGNRLSTLHHNGVEDLVNKLTVPLTFTISFSSVYTLVSGGFPYLDALASSTRPIIWVALVFSAMWLGIRATNFFANRYKDLQIENLSDEHFDKSRRRRTYVSIFRRVFIFVMILGGIWIGLSEFTNIDGLGKTLLTSAGIAGAVIGIAAQPILGNIIAGMQVAITQPVRIGDTVMMEGEWSTIEDLGYTYAVLKTWDERRLIVPMRHFITEIVENWSHTESHQTSVIYLYVDYGADIAAIRQKYIELVKENALWDSETEPEMFTVSVSETSIKLRCSQAANTPLDAWTLECEVREQMLSYLYEQQQAYLPAERLIFKTNHD from the coding sequence ATGAAAAACAATCATCAGTCTTTGGCTTCTAACTTGGATTCTAACAACGTTCAAGCTTTGCAATGCGGCATGGGTGACAAAGGCATCAATTCTGGCGACGCCAAGAGTGAGGTCTTTACTACTTTTACTGTTGGCGATAAAAAGATTATTAAGCACTCAAACGTATGGCAATTTACCCTCAGTATATTTGTCATGATATTGAGTGTCGTTTATGTTCCTGTATATGCCGCTACTAGTGATGATCTAACGGTTAATAATCAAAAAGATGTAAAAGCTCAAAATTATGACGCAGCAGAAAAAAGTACTGTACCAGAAAATATAGTTGATTATGCAGCGCAGAAAATTGAGGATATTAAAGCAGAAGGAGTCAGCGTTTCTGCCATCGCAGAAGAAATGACTAGTCCGATAGAAAAAAACACGGTGCAGCAAGCAGGGGTGCTACAAGGAGATTCTGGTCTTACCGGTGATTATAATGAAGGCTATTATTCTTTAAATAAGCTCAATGCCGGTTTGCCGCCATTATCTGAGCCGCCGAATTTGTCGACACCCCTTGCAACCTTAGAGTTTTTCCAATCAGCAGTCATGAAGCAGCAATATGATTTGGCTGCTTATGCGCTGAATATGAACTTGATTGATAGTGAGTTACAGCGCAGTCGTGCGATAGATCTTGCCAAACAACTGGATTTTTTGCTGGTCGAAAAAAAACTCTATGTATTTGATAAGTTGCCTGATCGTCCTGATGGCTTGATTGAACCACCTCTTGGCAGTACTAGTAGCATTCAAGGTATTCCTAGACGTTCGATTCAGCTCGGTTATATCGATTATCGCGAGCGCCGAGTACCGTTGCATCTAGAGCGCATACGCATTGGTGATGGCGCGCCTTTTTGGGTGTTTTCAGCGCAGACCGTTTCGAACATCGATAAGCTTTATGAGCAGTATCATCCGGCAAAGTTTGAGCGCTATTTGCCTAGTTGGACAAAGCTAAAGTTTTTTAGCATTGCTATCTGGGAGTTTTTAGCGTTATTTATATTCTTCTCGTTTACCATGGGTATAGGTTGGCTATTAAGTACAGCCGCTGGCAAGCTCCTTAATTGGTATGTCATGGATAAAGAGGGCAACCGTCTTAGTACGCTTCATCACAACGGTGTGGAAGATTTGGTCAATAAGTTGACCGTGCCTTTGACTTTTACTATCAGTTTTTCCTCTGTCTATACTTTAGTATCGGGCGGCTTTCCTTATTTGGATGCATTGGCCTCATCAACCCGACCTATTATTTGGGTGGCACTGGTATTTAGTGCGATGTGGCTTGGTATCCGTGCCACTAACTTTTTTGCCAATCGCTATAAAGATTTGCAAATCGAAAATTTAAGCGATGAGCATTTTGATAAAAGTCGCCGCCGTCGCACTTATGTTTCTATCTTTCGTCGTGTTTTTATCTTTGTCATGATTCTTGGCGGTATTTGGATTGGATTGAGTGAATTTACCAATATCGATGGGCTTGGTAAAACCTTATTAACTTCAGCAGGGATTGCAGGTGCTGTCATTGGTATTGCCGCGCAGCCTATTTTAGGCAATATCATCGCAGGGATGCAGGTCGCGATTACCCAGCCTGTGCGTATCGGCGATACGGTGATGATGGAAGGTGAGTGGAGCACAATTGAAGATTTGGGTTATACCTATGCGGTACTAAAAACATGGGATGAGCGGCGTTTGATTGTGCCCATGCGGCATTTTATTACTGAGATTGTGGAAAACTGGTCGCATACAGAGTCACATCAAACGTCAGTGATTTACTTATATGTCGATTATGGTGCTGATATTGCCGCCATTCGACAGAAATATATTGAGTTGGTAAAAGAGAATGCGCTATGGGACAGTGAAACGGAGCCTGAAATGTTTACGGTATCCGTATCAGAAACTAGCATTAAGCTCCGCTGTAGCCAAGCAGCTAATACTCCTTTAGATGCATGGACGCTTGAATGTGAAGTGCGTGAGCAGATGCTAAGCTATTTGTATGAGCAACAACAAGCCTATCTACCGGCTGAGCGTTTGATATTTAAAACCAATCATGATTAG
- the guaB gene encoding IMP dehydrogenase, whose product MLRIVDEALTFDDVLLLPAYSEILPKAANLTTRLTKSITLNLPLISAAMDTVTESEMAITMAQLGGLGILHKSMDIDKQAMQVRRVKKFEAGTVVDPITVHPEMTIGELLRLTQDNNISGVPVVEKGTDKVIGIVTHRDWRFETNLSLPVSHIMTPKEQLVTVKEGESNENIKRLLHEHRIEKVIVINDDFRLRGLITVNDFAKAENNPNACKDEQGRLRVGAAVGTGADTQARVEALIAADVDIIVVDTAHGHSRGVIDKVSWIKKNFPHVQVIGGNIATGDAAKALRDAGADAVKVGIGPGSICTTRIIAGVGVPQISAIDNVASALQDSIPLIADGGIRYSGDMAKAIAAGASCIMVGSLMAGTEEAPGEVELFQGRYYKAYRGMGSLGAMSGQNGSSDRYFQDAKDGVEKLVPEGIEGRVPYKGPVAGIVNQMVGGLRSSMGYTGCATIEEMRTKPQFVKVTSAGMKESHVHDVQITKEAPNYRVD is encoded by the coding sequence ATGTTGCGAATTGTCGATGAAGCCTTAACCTTTGATGACGTTTTATTGTTGCCAGCTTATTCTGAAATTCTACCAAAAGCGGCTAATTTAACGACCCGCCTAACAAAAAGCATCACGCTAAACTTACCGCTAATCTCTGCTGCTATGGATACGGTTACTGAGTCTGAGATGGCCATTACCATGGCTCAGCTTGGTGGTTTAGGTATCTTGCATAAAAGCATGGATATCGATAAGCAAGCAATGCAAGTACGCCGCGTCAAAAAATTTGAAGCGGGTACCGTCGTAGATCCTATTACCGTTCATCCAGAGATGACGATTGGTGAGTTATTAAGATTGACCCAAGATAATAATATCTCAGGTGTACCGGTGGTCGAGAAAGGTACCGATAAAGTAATCGGTATCGTTACGCATCGTGACTGGCGTTTTGAAACCAATTTATCGTTACCGGTCAGCCATATCATGACGCCAAAAGAGCAGCTCGTTACCGTTAAAGAAGGTGAGAGCAACGAAAACATTAAAAGATTGCTACATGAACACCGTATCGAAAAAGTAATCGTGATTAATGATGACTTTCGTTTGCGCGGTCTGATTACCGTCAATGATTTTGCCAAAGCTGAAAATAACCCAAATGCTTGTAAAGATGAGCAGGGTCGTTTGCGTGTTGGCGCGGCTGTCGGTACTGGCGCAGATACACAAGCGCGCGTTGAAGCGTTAATTGCTGCTGACGTTGATATCATCGTTGTTGATACGGCGCATGGTCATTCAAGAGGCGTGATTGATAAAGTATCTTGGATTAAAAAGAATTTTCCGCATGTGCAGGTTATCGGCGGTAACATTGCCACGGGTGACGCCGCTAAAGCGTTACGTGATGCCGGTGCAGATGCGGTAAAAGTTGGTATCGGTCCAGGATCTATCTGTACCACACGTATTATCGCTGGTGTTGGTGTGCCGCAAATATCTGCGATTGATAATGTTGCAAGCGCTTTGCAAGACAGTATTCCATTGATTGCTGATGGTGGTATTCGCTACTCTGGCGATATGGCAAAAGCCATTGCCGCAGGTGCGTCATGCATCATGGTTGGCTCGTTGATGGCAGGTACGGAAGAAGCACCGGGTGAAGTTGAGTTGTTCCAAGGTCGCTACTATAAAGCCTATCGCGGTATGGGTAGTCTAGGCGCCATGTCAGGTCAAAATGGCTCATCAGATCGCTATTTCCAAGACGCCAAAGATGGGGTAGAAAAATTGGTACCAGAAGGTATCGAAGGTCGTGTACCGTATAAAGGTCCAGTTGCTGGTATCGTCAACCAGATGGTTGGTGGCTTGCGCTCATCAATGGGTTATACGGGTTGTGCAACGATTGAAGAGATGCGTACCAAGCCACAGTTTGTCAAAGTGACTTCAGCGGGTATGAAAGAATCACATGTCCATGATGTGCAGATTACTAAAGAAGCGCCTAACTATCGAGTCGACTAA
- the glmM gene encoding phosphoglucosamine mutase encodes MSYFGTDGIRGKFGELPITPDFILKLGYVMGLVLIENNHNSARKPSVVIGKDTRLSGYVIEGALQAGFNAAGVDVHMLGPLPTPAIAHLTRSFNADAGVVISASHNPYYDNGIKFFSGDGKKLTDAMQNAINDKLTAIMISSDNNDVLMPILDPAQLGKNNRINDAKGRYIEFCKGSFPYQYDLNHLTVVVDCANGAGYSVAPRVMRELGANVIAINNKPDGININADCGSTHPESLQKAVLKYEADVGIALDGDGDRIVMVDEAGNLVDGDGILYLLATQGQNKAKGVVGTLMSNMGLELALKDADIEFTRAKVGDRYVMQELEANGWILGGEPSGHILCLDKSRTGDAIIAGLQVLAVMQARGKALSDLTEGFEVLPQKLVNVRLSQMQDPFEHEELVAAFDKARATLEGRGRLLIRQSGTEPMIRVMVESDDEIECDVMANDLADKIKAVLG; translated from the coding sequence ATGAGCTATTTTGGCACTGATGGTATTCGCGGTAAATTTGGTGAGCTGCCAATTACCCCTGATTTTATATTGAAATTGGGCTATGTAATGGGACTCGTGCTGATAGAAAACAATCATAATTCTGCTCGTAAGCCAAGTGTCGTGATTGGTAAAGACACTCGCCTATCAGGCTATGTGATTGAAGGTGCACTACAAGCGGGCTTTAATGCGGCAGGTGTCGATGTGCATATGCTGGGGCCATTACCAACGCCTGCTATCGCTCATTTAACCCGTAGCTTTAATGCCGATGCTGGCGTTGTTATTTCTGCCTCACACAATCCGTACTATGATAATGGCATCAAATTCTTCTCAGGCGACGGCAAAAAATTAACCGATGCGATGCAAAATGCCATTAATGATAAATTAACGGCCATTATGATTTCCTCTGATAACAATGATGTACTGATGCCGATTCTTGATCCGGCACAATTGGGTAAGAATAATCGCATTAACGATGCAAAAGGGCGTTATATTGAATTTTGTAAAGGTAGCTTTCCTTATCAATACGATTTAAATCATTTAACCGTGGTCGTCGATTGTGCAAATGGCGCAGGCTATAGTGTTGCACCCCGAGTCATGCGTGAGCTTGGTGCTAATGTGATTGCCATCAACAACAAGCCCGATGGCATCAATATTAATGCTGACTGCGGCTCGACCCATCCTGAAAGCCTACAAAAAGCGGTACTCAAGTATGAAGCTGATGTCGGTATTGCCTTAGATGGCGATGGCGACCGTATCGTGATGGTCGATGAAGCCGGTAATCTGGTTGACGGTGATGGTATTCTGTATTTGCTTGCGACCCAAGGTCAAAACAAGGCTAAAGGCGTCGTTGGGACACTAATGAGTAATATGGGTTTAGAGTTGGCATTAAAGGATGCTGATATCGAATTTACCCGTGCAAAAGTGGGCGATCGCTATGTGATGCAAGAGCTTGAAGCAAACGGTTGGATACTAGGCGGTGAGCCATCAGGTCATATTTTATGCTTGGATAAAAGCCGAACGGGCGATGCTATTATTGCAGGCTTACAGGTGCTCGCGGTGATGCAAGCACGCGGCAAAGCGCTGAGTGATTTGACCGAAGGCTTTGAGGTATTACCGCAAAAACTGGTCAATGTGCGCCTGTCTCAAATGCAAGATCCCTTTGAACATGAAGAACTGGTTGCCGCTTTTGATAAAGCCCGTGCTACTTTAGAGGGGCGTGGTCGTTTGCTTATTCGCCAATCCGGTACAGAGCCGATGATTCGAGTGATGGTTGAATCAGACGATGAGATAGAATGCGATGTCATGGCGAATGATTTGGCAGACAAAATCAAGGCCGTATTGGGCTAA
- the pdxH gene encoding pyridoxamine 5'-phosphate oxidase, with protein MSMDFTDQRLSYEKGELDQQSVPESPFELLKSWMNEAIEVQVQEPYAMSLATCGADNKPSVRIVLMREITDKGIVFYTNYESAKGQDIAENPNAEALFFWHKLERQIRISGSIAKIDADKSATYFQKRPHDSQVGAWVSQPQSGEVASREVMEQTFEQLQTDYPEGTAVPTPEFWGGYEITIEKIEFWQGRANRMHDRIVYIRENSESWSTKRFLP; from the coding sequence ATGAGTATGGACTTTACCGATCAGCGCTTATCCTACGAAAAAGGCGAGCTTGACCAGCAGTCAGTACCTGAATCACCGTTTGAGCTGTTAAAATCTTGGATGAATGAGGCCATAGAGGTACAAGTGCAAGAGCCGTACGCGATGAGCTTAGCTACTTGCGGGGCGGACAACAAACCCAGTGTACGCATTGTATTGATGCGTGAAATTACGGATAAAGGTATCGTTTTTTATACCAATTACGAAAGCGCTAAGGGTCAAGATATCGCCGAAAATCCAAATGCCGAAGCACTATTTTTTTGGCATAAACTTGAACGTCAAATTCGTATCAGCGGCAGTATCGCTAAAATTGACGCCGACAAGTCTGCTACTTACTTTCAAAAACGTCCACATGATAGCCAAGTGGGCGCGTGGGTCAGTCAACCGCAAAGTGGTGAAGTTGCCAGTCGAGAAGTAATGGAGCAGACGTTTGAGCAATTACAAACAGATTATCCGGAAGGCACAGCAGTACCAACGCCAGAGTTTTGGGGTGGCTATGAGATTACGATTGAGAAAATTGAGTTTTGGCAGGGTCGTGCCAACCGTATGCATGACCGCATTGTCTACATCCGCGAAAATAGCGAAAGCTGGAGTACAAAACGCTTCTTACCTTAA
- a CDS encoding HlyD family secretion protein: MNEDKPNNLNDASAPNKTTITPADLASETAKLETAAPETGPHLNKSDEPNEGVNTDNVKTDELVDDTPMPPVEPIPDSTGWSPKKKSFFNLGLLIALIVIGVALILYAWKLPPFTPTVQQTNNAFVKGQTTVISPQVSGYVTEVAVQDFASVKAGDLLVKIDDRTFQQQLEQAQANIEVAKTNRSSNTQDTGTNQAQIEAREADLNSEKVSVYSAREDVKRYQGLVAIGAVSKAEVAHAEAQLAKAQAGVQQAEANLQVARQAREKTSGSRSSLDANIKNAEAGAKQAQINLENTVITAPESGQLSQVSVKTGQYVSAGTQLMYIVPKGIWIIANFKETQVANMTVGEPATIRVDALGGTKFTGHVSNISPATGSEFSAGAANPATGNYIKIAQRIPVRIDLDQNQPELAQLRPGMSVSVDVDTK, from the coding sequence ATGAATGAAGACAAACCCAATAATCTAAATGATGCGAGCGCACCTAACAAAACAACTATAACGCCAGCGGACTTAGCATCTGAAACAGCTAAGCTTGAGACAGCTGCACCCGAAACGGGTCCTCATTTAAACAAATCTGATGAGCCTAATGAAGGTGTAAATACGGATAACGTTAAAACTGATGAGTTAGTAGATGACACGCCAATGCCACCAGTAGAGCCTATCCCCGACTCAACTGGCTGGTCACCTAAGAAAAAATCGTTTTTTAATTTAGGTTTACTGATTGCATTGATTGTCATTGGTGTCGCATTAATTCTTTATGCGTGGAAATTACCGCCCTTTACACCAACCGTGCAGCAAACGAATAATGCCTTTGTAAAAGGTCAAACCACCGTTATCAGTCCGCAGGTTTCTGGCTACGTTACTGAGGTTGCCGTACAAGATTTTGCCAGCGTAAAAGCAGGTGATTTATTAGTAAAAATAGATGATCGCACCTTTCAGCAGCAGCTTGAACAAGCGCAGGCTAATATTGAAGTTGCCAAGACCAATCGCTCTAGTAATACCCAAGATACTGGAACAAACCAAGCACAAATTGAGGCGCGCGAAGCAGATCTAAATAGCGAAAAAGTCAGTGTTTATAGTGCTCGTGAGGATGTGAAACGCTATCAAGGACTGGTTGCTATTGGTGCAGTCTCAAAAGCTGAAGTCGCTCATGCCGAAGCACAACTTGCCAAAGCACAGGCAGGCGTACAGCAAGCGGAAGCGAATTTACAAGTTGCCCGTCAAGCGCGTGAGAAAACCAGTGGTAGCCGCTCGTCACTCGATGCCAATATTAAAAATGCTGAAGCCGGTGCTAAGCAAGCGCAAATTAATTTGGAGAATACAGTTATTACTGCTCCTGAATCAGGGCAGTTAAGTCAAGTGAGCGTTAAAACTGGTCAATACGTCAGCGCCGGTACACAACTGATGTATATCGTGCCAAAAGGTATATGGATTATTGCTAACTTTAAAGAGACACAAGTTGCCAATATGACTGTTGGTGAACCAGCTACTATTCGTGTTGATGCGCTTGGTGGTACTAAATTTACGGGTCACGTGAGTAACATCTCGCCTGCGACCGGTAGTGAGTTTAGTGCCGGCGCCGCTAATCCTGCCACAGGTAACTATATTAAAATAGCTCAGCGTATCCCAGTACGTATTGACTTAGACCAAAATCAGCCTGAACTTGCTCAACTGCGTCCCGGTATGTCAGTATCAGTCGATGTTGATACGAAGTAA